The following proteins come from a genomic window of Populus nigra chromosome 6, ddPopNigr1.1, whole genome shotgun sequence:
- the LOC133696171 gene encoding dof zinc finger protein DOF3.6-like: MVFSSIPVYLDPPNWQQQHNNQPPAGAGNENPQLPPPSGPPTGGGDGGGTTAGSIRPGSMTDRARLAKIPLPEMALKCPRCESTNTKFCYFNNYSLTQPRHFCKTCRRYWTRGGALRNVPVGGGCRRNKRSKGSGRSKSPVKAGSSSSGGLSSNGGTTDITGNMTTPPPLLPIFPPLHHLGDYNSPDIGLNFGGILPSVGATAGGGGGVEFQMENSTSSNSVGGSVLSSGLVEQWRLQQVQHQVQQYPFLSNLEPSSGLYSFEGGGIGPSNYAGQIRSRPLDSTGVTQLASVKMEGNQGLNLSRNFLGISGNDQYWGGNNAWTDLPGFTSSSTSHLL; this comes from the exons ATGGTCTTCTCATCCATTCCGGTCTATCTAGATCCACCCAACTGGCAGCAG CAACATAATAATCAACCTCCTGCTGGAGCTGGGAATGAAAACCCTCAACTTCCACCGCCGTCAGGACCACCTACAGGTGGTGGCGATGGTGGTGGCACCACAGCTGGCTCAATCAGGCCTGGATCGATGACTGATCGAGCCAGGCTGGCCAAGATTCCACTACCTGAGATGGCCCTTAAATGTCCAAGATGTGAATCAACAAATACCAAATTCTGTTACTTCAATAATTATAGCCTCACCCAGCCTCGCCACTTTTGCAAGACTTGCAGGCGATATTGGACTAGAGGAGGTGCACTAAGGAACGTGCCGGTTGGCGGTGGCTGTAGAAGGAACAAAAGGAGCAAAGGAAGTGGTAGATCAAAATCTCCAGTTAAAGCTGGGTCTAGCTCAAGTGGTGGGCTTTCTTCTAATGGTGGCACTACTGATATTACAGGGAACATGACCACTCCACCACCACTGTTACCAATTTTTCCACCTTTACATCATCTTGGCGACTATAATTCCCCAGATATTGGGTTAAATTTTGGTGGAATCCTGCCTTCAGTTGGGGCAACAGctggtggaggtggtggtgttGAATTTCAGATGGAAAATAGTACTAGTTCAAATAGTGTTGGCGGATCTGTTTTATCCAGTGGACTTGTTGAGCAGTGGAGATTGCAGCAAGTGCAACATCAAGTTCAGCAATATCCTTTCTTATCTAATTTGGAACCATCAAGTGGATTGTACTCATTTGAGGGTGGAGGGATTGGACCATCAAATTATGCTGGTCAGATTCGGTCTAGGCCATTGGACAGTACTGGGGTTACTCAGCTAGCTTCGGTCAAAATGGAAGGGAATCAAGGGTTGAATTTATCAAGAAATTTTTTGGGAATTTCAGGAAACGATCAATACTGGGGTGGGAATAATGCATGGACTGATCTTCCGGGTTTCACTTCTTCTTCTACAAGCCATCTATTATGA